The Nymphaea colorata isolate Beijing-Zhang1983 chromosome 5, ASM883128v2, whole genome shotgun sequence DNA segment TCCAGTGGTAATAGATATGGTAAATAGATGAGGATgaaatctaaatttgagttaCCTAAGAACTGACGGGTGCTCGTTAAATTCCAAGACCGTACTGTTTATTGAAATAAATTATTCTACGAAGGACTTTTTATTACATTTAacatttattattttctattcTGTTGAATCTGAAGTGATTCTTTGGAATGTTAAGCTATTGTCAACATCCTATTGCGTGTCAGAGAAGAGTTCTCAATTATATGGCATGGTTAGTGCGGAACGGTGGAATGtttttgtatattatatgtaataacaactTAATAAGTTACcgaaatacaaaataaaaaagaagtataAAAAAGTGTGAGGTACTTTATGCAACATGATTCTCAACATAGGCCTTCAAAGGTACAGTGTGCCATATCTCCGATCCCGAACAATGCTCCGTATAAGTGGAACATGTCATCGACCCAGGGGATAGCTTTGCACCTTATTTTAATAGTGCAGTAAAGTGATATTTTCGGAGCCCTAAGAAGCCTAAGTGCGTCACTTCGTAAAAAAAGGATTTTAGTTTTCCCACTAAGTAGTCGAGAAAGCCTTGCCACCGGACACGTCTATTATACAACCCTACTGAAACCGTTACATGCAAGGCCTTCATTAAAAAGTTACATTTTACATATCGTCATAAGGTCTAGGATCACCCATTCAAGCACATAAAATAGGTAGGAAAGGACTCTGCATGCTCTGTTACAAGTGAAATAATCTGCCAGCAAGTAGTTCCCGTTTGGATTATCTGAAGAATTTCCCTGAAAGCAAGACGGATTTAAACTTTAACAACTATAAAATGGACTGTGGAACACAACTGTAAAGTATAGAGGCTTGATCAATAATCACCTTCTCCATCTGTAGGAGCATACGCAGATCGCCTGGACCGTACTTCCTGAGGTGTGGGCTGCAAAAGGCGCAGgttcaaacaagagaaaatgcCAGGTCAAGTACAAGAagcagaaaaacaaataacagcAAACTAAGCTTACAACCCCAACTCATATTCATGTACGTAGAGTTGTGAATTGCAAGTGGACCAACTCATAATTTCTGCCATGTTCTATAGATGGATCTGAATTAAGTTCACTCTGTTTTATGTGTCGCATACAGAAATAATTCGCACTCAGCTTTTCTGTATCTATAATGCGATTCATCTCTGGCTCTGACTGGATTTTGTCAAATCACTATTCCTATGTTCTTACTTATGGTGTATTTGGAAGAAGGAGATCTCAAATCTCGACCTAGTGTTGCACGTAGGCACAGGCACTGGTGTGCACCAAGATGGCAAGCAAATGCATGGTTCCACCAAATGAAGGTTCTGAGATCTTCCAATGCAAGGATTTCAAATCACCATTACACAATAAGAGGTGTAGGGGTCACTAATGGACCTTCCCCCATTGATCATGGCATTTAAGTTCCCCAAGACCTGAAGTCAGATCACTAGGAAAGCACAAGTATATGGTAGTCAGGCGCAACCTTGGAGATTTTAAGTATGCATTATCGTTTTTGTGGGATGTAATCCACATAGTGTAATGATAAGGGTTTGAATTGGTGCAATTATCTGCATGCCTAATTTTTAGTTCCCAAAAATAATATAAACGTCCCCTCGGCACACACATTGAGAAGTAAAACAGTAAAATGCTAATCACATTCTCATTCACAGAAGCAGACAGATTATAAAGTTTAGTAGCACAGATTCTGTTGCACCATACATAGTGAAAAGTAAGTGCTAATCAAACTCTCATTTGTAGAAAAGGGATCCTCATAAATTGTGTAGCATATGTTCTGATCATATGCTGCTACAAAACCTAAACTTCTGAAAGTGTTGTAAGTAGATGAGCTGCATGCTTACTGTCAAAGAACATACATAACTCAAGAACATTTGGTGTAAAAGTGTGCTAATCTCTTGGACTCCTGGTTCTGCATGAACTCTAAGTGAAATCACTTTTTGCCCAGATTCTCACTTGGCATCCATAGCACCCATCATTTACTAAAAAGATAGTATGCAAATGGATCTGTGCTGTTTGATAAGTATCCTATCCTTGTGTCATAATCCTTGCCATTCTATTAAATCAGAGCTTAATTTAGCAATCttggttgaaagttgaaacatttATTGCTTGCAGTAAGCACTGTTCTCTAGAAAACAGAAACTAGTTTATTACCAAATGGCAAGACTAAAAAAATGTACTACTGAATAAAAGTTTTACATGCACACCTGCAATTTTGGCCGAAGAGCTTCGAGTGGTCCCTTTTTGTGATCTTCCTGTGCCCCTTGCTCTCATTTGAGAACATTAGACAAAAATAATTATCATTAAGATGTTTACGACATATAATATTAACAGAGATGATACCTTTCCTAATGCCCAATCAGCTGAATCAAAAAATGCATGTTCATGGTCCTGGCTTTCAGAGAATGAATCAATCAAACTTGTTGCAGTAGATGAAAAACTAACCAACAGAAAACAAATAGAGAgaacaaggacaaaaaaaattcacaacaaGATAGTATCTCCAAATAATCGACCATAAAGTACCTTGGATATCAATGGAGGTTTCTTGGGTAAAATTCCTCCATATTTCTTCTTGATTATCTCTTCTTACAAAAAGGATTCTTAGTCTACCTTATATGCAAAGTAATTTCATTGGGGTAAAACAAAACTGATATCATGAATTAAGAGTGACATTTTGCCTCAATGCTATAACGTTATAACCAATATACCTCATTTATTTCGGTGCTTGCACAatcattctctttcttatcTACATCAATGTTTGTAGATTCTTGTTTATTGGTATCAAAATCCTTCACATCTGACATGCTTTCTCCTGTTCAAGTCTGCTGTGTAGGCATGCAAAAAAAATCGTCATTTTTGGATAAATTATACCCTTTCTATGGGAGAATGTGGCTAACGCAAATCTTATGGAAAAACCCACTAATCAAACTGGAAAAAGACATGCATCAGTTTGCAATTTTCAAGCAAATagacaaacaaaaacatttaGAGGACAAACTCCTAGATGCAATAGTAAATGGCCTTGTAAATTTGGACTGACAAAGTTTCTGGTAAAAATATGAAGCAGATTATGGATTCATTTGCAGAAGAAAGCAAAATACAGTAGAAGAAGTACATTAAGGTTCATAAACCAAATATAGGTACAATATGGTTTCTGGAAGATATTGTATTAAAGAAgttgaataaaaatgaaatgtagTTATGGTTTCAAAAGACGTGAACAATATGTAATACCCAAAAACTGCTGCAAACTCATTTTTGCGAGAAAAATTGGGAGTATTAGTTTGTCGCAAGTTTTCTATCAGCCTTAaggttaataaaaaaagaacacacATACGATTGGAAGGTCAGAAGAAataattacaagaaaaaaatgtttaaaaaacaGACATACAGGATTTTTCATGATTGCCACAAACATACTTCTCTAAAAACAACATTAGTATCAGAAAAGAGCACAAAATAGTATGACTGATAAACATACAGTCATATACCAAAGGCACATACGCATCGTATAAAAGCAGGGAAGCCGCTGCAAGGCCTTGTCGGTTCCCTAAATCACAGAGATGTTTTCCGCAAGTTCCTTTGTAAATTTGTTCTTCAACTTACTGTCTTACCCATCCCAACCCAAATCCTGCCCCTATTCCCGGCTCCAAAAACACAAGCATGCTTGGTTTTTTCTCCAGTAGGTCATTTACTGCAGATGATGATGCTCAGATGACCCCATGAATGTGCTGTTAAGAAGATAGCAAGGAGATGACTAAGAATGTCTAACAAAAAGGTTTCAATAGTGCCGCAAAATATTGGTGACTAGCAAAAACATCACatgattcaaatccaacaaaaaaacaatttgatgaagataaaaatgagaTATTTGGACCAAAGATATTAAATACATCTAGATATAAGTACGAAAATGTAGGGGGATGTGCATTTGCTCCATCGGTGGTCCACAACATAGCTTATGGATTTAACAAAATGGATAGATCATATAGAAGGCTAAGTCTATCAAAAAACAATAGGGCCAAGCTTATCGATGAAGAGCAAAGAATTGATGGTATTTGGATCGGACgaggtaaaaagaaaaaaaaaaaaaaaaccatttttcaaGGTGATTTTAATCGGACGAGGCCAGACGACGTTAAAGTTAAGTTAGGAATtaggataaaagaaaaacaaaagagaaaaaaaacgaaGCATCATTACACTGAAGAGAAATTGTTGCGCAAGAAATCCAATGCTTCCAGCgcacatgtttttcttttaattcacGCTGCTCAAATCCACTCAAAAGTTCTCAAGCACAAATGAAAGGCAGAAGGCTTCAAAACTTGACAATGTTAGAAGCAGAAGCATGCAACTTTTTTGCAGcgttaaagaaaagagaaacagcACGGGCGAGGACAGAAGATAAGGTCCTATATAACAACTAGACCACAGCGTGACAGCAATAACAAGAACTGTAGGTGCACTATCTTCACATCCAAAAATGAAATGACGACGATGTAAAACCTTTGCATGACAAGAACTCAAACAAACCTAAATAAGAACCGGAAAAAGTTATCATATAGGCAGCATGTaaggaaaaataacaaaaccGATACTACAATTCTTTCCGCTACATCGAACTACATTAAACAAGGAAAGGACAAAGCCCGCGAAAAACTAGCCAATAAGCCCTATGAAACAAATTCCGTGTGCAAACTTCGAGTCGCATATCCGAACGTAGATCCAAGGACAAGATCCCGACCAGCTCGCCCATTCTAGCATAAATAAACTCCATCTCACCCTGGAAGCACACAATATGGCGCAtcaaaaacaaacaaatcacTTCGATATCATCAGATCGCTCGGGTCGAAATGCAAGAACAACGAGCtgttagttaatgtgaacgtgtgagcAATATGTGGAAGTGGAGATCGTGTAAACatgtggtggtttttttttagtttcttttctttagccatAAAAATAGGAATTATTGGTTATGTGTCCACAAAATGGGGCTGCTTTTTGGCAAGTGGCATTAGtgggtagttttttcttttgttctataaATACTAGTTCCATGCGTGTAATCCAATGtgtgagaaaaagaatgaaagtgttgaggtcttttcaagttttattttaacgtGCCCTTTTGTAGTGTTGTTTGGTGTGGGAGTTAGAAAGACTTCCTTCAatcttggtatcagagccaggttgcgtGGGCATCTCAAGTATCTTGGAGCATTGCAGAAGCAAGGAACTCCAAATCGCGTGCTATTGGTaagagttattttttgaaagCTGGTATGGCTAATTCAAATACTCTCAATTTATCCCAATCCTTAGTGGCTATTTTTAATGGTGAGAACTATGAGTTTTGGAGTATCAAAATGAAGACTTACTTCATTTCACAAGATCTTTGGGAGTTAGTTGAAAATGGTTACGCAGAAACTGAAGTATCAAAGGCAGCAGGAAAGTCAATAGAGAAAATTGATGTTAAGGAATTTCGGAAGAAAGATGCAAAGGCACTCTCAGTATTGCAGCAGGCTGTATCAGAGACTGTCTTCCCAACTATTGCTGGTGCAGAGAAGTCAAGTGAAGCGTGGCTATTcctcaaacaaaaatttcatggagaTAAGAAGATTACTACAGTTAAGCTCCAAATCTTAAGGAGagagtttgaaattttgcatgAAAACTGGTGAGTCcgttcaaaattatttttctagactCTCTACTATTGTAAATCAAATGAAGAGTTTCGGTGAAGCCATAATTGAGCAAAAGGTGGTTGAAAAGGTGTTAAGAAGTCTTCCTtctaaatttgatcatgttgtcACTGCAATAGAAGAATCCAAAGATTTGTCTATTTATTCTATTGATGAACTAATGGGGTCTCTTTTAGCACATGAGCAACGTATGAACAGGTCAACAGAAAAAGGAGTAGAGCAAGTTTTCCAAACAAAGATAgagttttcaaaagagaagaatggaagctatgatcaaagaaatgaaggaaggaGTCAAGGACGAGGAGGCTATAGAGGAGTCACTCGTGGTTATGGTAGAGGACGTGGAAGATTCCATGGAAATTTCCATAAAACCCATGACACAACAGGGAAAGGTAATCAAAATCAGTACTTTAGAGGAAAACAATGTAACTTTTGCAAGAAGTTTGGTCATATAGAAgctaaatgttttgaaaaggcaaaacaacaagctacttttgtagaagaaaatgagaatttatttCTTACAACTATGGATGCTAACAGTTGCAAGAGTGAAGTTTGGTTTGTAGATAGCGGCTGCAGTAATCATATGATTGGTAACAAGAGTTTTTTCAAAGACATTGATGAGACTATACAGTTGGATGTGTGGCTTGGAGACAATAATAGAATAAGTGTGAAGGGCAAAGGAACTGCTATCATCAAATCAGAAACATGTATGGAAAAATTTATTAATGATGTGTATTACATTCCCGGGTTGGCTCAAAATTTGCTTAGTGTTGGGCAATTGGTTCAAAAAGGGTACacacttttatttgaaaatgatgcttgtgaaattaaaaataaaagtggtGTAGTTCTTGCGAAAGTAAATATGGTTCGAAATAAAATGTTTCCTCTTGAGACAAATGcttttatgacaaaaattgaTGATTCCAAGCTATGGCACGTGAGATATGGACATCTTCATTTTAATGGATTGAAGCTCTTACATCAAAAAGGTATGGTATATGGACTACCATCTATTGATTGtcatgatgatgtatgtgaaGGGTGTATTTATGGTAAACAACATAAATTACCATTTCAAGTTGGAAAATCATGGAGAGCTAAAATACCACTTCAATTAGTTCATGCTGACATATGCGGTCcaatgaaaacttcttcattaaatggtagcaagtattttttgctatttactgATGATTACACTAGAATGAGTTGGGTATATTTTCTCAGTCACAAATCTGATGCAATGGATAAATTTAAAGAGTTTAAAgtgtttgcagaaaaagaaagtggaaatGTAATAAATATACTAC contains these protein-coding regions:
- the LOC116255217 gene encoding uncharacterized protein LOC116255217 → MSLLIHDIKEIIKKKYGGILPKKPPLISKDHEHAFFDSADWALGKQGAQEDHKKGPLEALRPKLQPTPQEVRSRRSAYAPTDGEGKFFR